One window of the Terriglobia bacterium genome contains the following:
- the rplA gene encoding 50S ribosomal protein L1 — MVLRPTGATRRTKKVGKKYEASRKMVDKPAYVLQEAMPLVKKAAFAKFDESVEVALNLGVDPKHADQMVRGTVVLPHGLGKATRVIVIASGEKVREAREAGADEVGAEDLVQKIQGGWMDFDAVVATPDMMKSVGRLGKVLGPRGLMPNPKTGTVTLDVAKAVSELKAGKVEFRVDKTGIIHCAVGKVSFDADKLADNAKALITSVLRAKPATAKGRYVKNIVVSSTMGPGVPIDLASVEAT; from the coding sequence ATGGTTCTTAGACCGACGGGAGCAACGAGGAGGACAAAAAAGGTGGGGAAGAAATATGAAGCCAGCAGGAAGATGGTGGACAAGCCCGCCTATGTGCTTCAGGAAGCCATGCCGCTGGTGAAGAAGGCGGCCTTTGCCAAGTTTGATGAATCGGTTGAAGTTGCGTTGAACCTGGGCGTAGACCCAAAGCATGCCGACCAGATGGTGCGTGGGACAGTGGTCCTGCCGCACGGCCTCGGCAAGGCTACCCGTGTGATCGTGATCGCTTCAGGCGAAAAAGTCCGCGAGGCGCGCGAAGCCGGCGCCGACGAAGTGGGCGCCGAGGACCTGGTGCAAAAGATCCAGGGCGGCTGGATGGACTTTGACGCGGTGGTGGCAACTCCCGACATGATGAAGTCTGTCGGACGGCTGGGAAAAGTGCTGGGACCCCGAGGCCTGATGCCGAACCCCAAGACAGGTACGGTGACGCTGGACGTGGCCAAGGCCGTCAGCGAACTGAAGGCCGGCAAGGTAGAGTTCCGGGTAGACAAGACCGGGATCATCCACTGTGCGGTCGGGAAGGTTTCATTTGACGCCGATAAGCTTGCGGACAATGCGAAGGCCCTGATCACGAGCGTACTGAGGGCGAAACCGGCGACGGCAAAAGGCCGCTACGTAAAAAACATTGTGGTCTCGTCGACTATGGGGCCCGGAGTGCCGATCGATCTGGCCTCGGTAGAGGCGACATAG
- the rplK gene encoding 50S ribosomal protein L11 — translation MAKRVVAMVKLQIAAGKATPAPPVGPALGQHGVNIMDFCKTFNAKTSSKDQEGLIIPVVLTVYHDRTFSFVTKTPPASVLLKRAAGIAKGSGEPNKNKVGSVSEKQVEEIAKQKLPDLNARDLAAAIATVKGTARSMGLEIVA, via the coding sequence ATGGCAAAAAGAGTGGTGGCAATGGTGAAGTTGCAAATCGCCGCTGGGAAAGCGACCCCTGCCCCGCCCGTTGGTCCTGCGCTAGGGCAGCACGGCGTAAACATCATGGATTTCTGCAAGACATTTAATGCCAAGACCTCTTCCAAGGACCAGGAAGGGCTGATCATTCCCGTGGTGCTGACGGTCTATCACGACCGGACATTCAGCTTCGTCACCAAAACCCCGCCTGCATCCGTTCTGTTGAAGCGTGCGGCCGGAATCGCCAAAGGATCTGGAGAACCCAACAAGAATAAAGTAGGGTCGGTCTCGGAAAAGCAGGTTGAAGAGATCGCCAAGCAGAAGCTGCCGGACCTGAACGCGAGAGACTTGGCGGCAGCTATTGCCACCGTAAAGGGCACGGCGCGGAGCATGGGGCTGGAGATTGTCGCCTGA
- a CDS encoding EF-Tu/IF-2/RF-3 family GTPase, with protein IVGLRPEPFKRVVTGVEMFKKLLDEGQAGDNIGVLLRGTEKDDVERGMVLSKPGSITPHTKFKAEAYILTKEEGGRHTPFFSGYRPQFYFRTTDVTGVATLPQGTEMVMPGDNVSMEIELITPIAMEKGLRFAIREGGHTVGAGSVTDVIQ; from the coding sequence GATTGTGGGATTGAGGCCGGAGCCGTTCAAGCGGGTGGTGACGGGCGTGGAGATGTTCAAAAAGCTGCTGGACGAAGGGCAGGCGGGGGACAACATCGGCGTTCTGCTGCGGGGGACGGAAAAGGATGACGTGGAGCGCGGCATGGTGCTGTCGAAGCCGGGATCGATCACGCCGCACACGAAGTTCAAGGCAGAGGCCTATATTCTGACCAAGGAAGAGGGAGGACGGCACACGCCGTTTTTCTCGGGATACCGGCCGCAGTTTTATTTCCGGACGACGGACGTGACGGGAGTGGCGACGCTGCCGCAGGGGACGGAAATGGTGATGCCGGGGGACAACGTAAGTATGGAGATCGAGCTGATTACGCCGATCGCCATGGAGAAGGGGCTGCGGTTCGCCATCCGCGAAGGCGGCCATACCGTCGGCGCCGGCTCCGTAACCGATGTCATTCAATAA
- the rpmG gene encoding 50S ribosomal protein L33, with product MRDIITLQCSECKNRNYSTTKNKKKHTDRVEIKRFCPKCRQHRAHKEVK from the coding sequence ATGCGTGATATCATTACATTACAGTGCAGCGAGTGCAAGAACCGCAATTACTCGACAACCAAGAACAAGAAGAAGCACACGGACCGTGTGGAGATTAAGAGGTTTTGCCCGAAGTGCCGCCAACACAGGGCGCATAAAGAAGTAAAATGA
- the secE gene encoding preprotein translocase subunit SecE: MGKDHMAMVDELSSGKEVAGKIGSYVKDVRAEMKRVTWPGRQEVYGTTVMVIITTFLFGFYFMLCDEVFSRLVSYVLNWGKSL; this comes from the coding sequence ATGGGGAAAGATCATATGGCGATGGTAGATGAACTGTCATCTGGCAAAGAGGTTGCCGGAAAGATCGGCTCGTACGTCAAGGACGTCCGCGCGGAAATGAAGCGGGTGACCTGGCCCGGCAGGCAGGAGGTCTACGGCACCACGGTTATGGTGATCATCACCACCTTCCTGTTCGGGTTTTACTTCATGCTTTGTGACGAGGTTTTCTCCCGTTTGGTTTCTTATGTGCTGAACTGGGGAAAGTCCTTATAG
- the nusG gene encoding transcription termination/antitermination protein NusG, whose amino-acid sequence MEKNWYIIHTYSGFERKVAESLKGRIAAENLAEKFGEIMVPTEDVIEIKQGKKVVTSKLFYPGYVLVEMEMNDVTWHVVRSTPRVTGFVGSGPTPTPLSVEEVDRIVHKVEVAAENPKPRLEFERGESIKITDGPFKDFTGAVEEINADRSTLRVMVTIFGRATPVELDFYQVEKV is encoded by the coding sequence ATGGAAAAAAACTGGTACATCATTCATACCTACTCGGGGTTTGAGAGGAAGGTGGCGGAGTCGCTGAAGGGCCGGATTGCCGCCGAGAACCTGGCGGAAAAATTCGGCGAGATCATGGTTCCGACCGAAGACGTGATTGAGATCAAGCAGGGGAAAAAAGTCGTAACGTCGAAGCTCTTTTATCCCGGCTACGTGCTGGTTGAGATGGAGATGAACGACGTGACATGGCACGTGGTGCGGTCAACGCCCCGGGTGACCGGTTTCGTAGGTTCGGGCCCCACGCCCACTCCCCTGAGCGTCGAGGAGGTTGACCGCATTGTCCATAAGGTTGAGGTGGCGGCTGAGAATCCCAAGCCCAGGCTCGAGTTTGAGCGCGGCGAAAGCATCAAGATCACCGACGGGCCGTTTAAGGACTTCACGGGCGCTGTGGAAGAAATCAACGCCGACCGTTCAACGCTGCGGGTAATGGTGACCATCTTCGGGCGCGCCACGCCTGTGGAGCTGGATTTTTATCAAGTGGAGAAGGTGTAA